In Arachis hypogaea cultivar Tifrunner chromosome 17, arahy.Tifrunner.gnm2.J5K5, whole genome shotgun sequence, a single window of DNA contains:
- the LOC112766657 gene encoding probable trehalose-phosphate phosphatase C isoform X2, giving the protein MNYMFILIATFKIIKTKITKLQEAMGVPTSHSTKRITQPIFKVKEDASLTDSNERTLIRRRILMDSNNNDTCSFSLPYDSWMVKHPSALHSFDRLMKSAMGKRIIVFLDYDGTLSPIVNDPDRAFMSDEMRAAVREVATYFPTAIISGRSREKVKDFVKLNNLYYAGSHGMDIMAPLMAIGSSNARHSDMNLNTKGNGVPFQPAKKFLPAIQQIVRRLENEVKDIKGARVEDNGFCLSVHFRQVQEQDYGVLEKKVKCVLEENPQFRLTEGKKVLEIRPSIEWNKGNAVEYFLDTLGLNSSTNILPLYIGDDRTDEDAFKVIKRRGQGYPILVSSIPRETNAFYSLRDPSEVLIFLTKLAKWMKSSSIPKPCP; this is encoded by the exons ATGAACTATATGTTTATTCTTATTGCCACTTTCAag ATTATAAAGACGAAGATAACGAAGTTACAAGAGGCAATGGGAGTTCCAACATCACACAGCACTAAAAGGATAACACAACCTATTTTCAAAGTAAAAGAAGACGCATCATTAACAGATTCTAACGAACGCACTCTAATTCGTCGAAGGATTCTCATGGATTCCAATAATAATGACACTTGTTCCTTCTCCTTACCCTATGATTCATGGATG GTAAAGCACCCTTCAGCATTGCACTCATTTGATAGATTGATGAAATCAGCAATGGGGAAGAGGATCATTGTTTTCTTAGACTATGATGGCACCTTATCACCAATTGTCAATGATCCTGATCGAGCTTTCATGTCTGATGAg ATGCGTGCTGCAGTTCGTGAAGTTGCTACTTATTTTCCAACAGCAATAATTAGTGGAAGAAGCAGAGAAAAG gtAAAAGATTTTGTGaagttaaataatttatattatgctGGGAGCCATGGAATGGACATAATGGCACCATTAATGGCAATTGGATCTTCTAATGCTAGACATTCTGACATGAACCTTAACACAAAA ggcAATGGAGTTCCCTTTCAACCCGCCAAGAAGTTTTTGCCGGCAATTCAACAG ATTGTTAGAAGATTAGAGAACGAAGTAAAGGATATAAAAGGTGCAAGGGTAGAGGACAATGGATTCTGCCTCTCTGTACATTTTCGACAAGTTCAAGAACAG GATTATGGTGTTTTGGAGAAGAAAGTGAAATGTGTGCTTGAAGAGAATCCACAATTTCGGTTAACTGAGGGTAAAAAGGTCTTGGAAATAAGACCAtccatagaatggaacaaaggCAATGCTGTTGAGTATTTTCTTGACACTTTAGGCTTAAATTCTTCTACCAATATCCTTCCTCTCTATATTGGAGATGATCGAACTGATGAAGATGCTTTTAAG GTAATAAAGAGAAGAGGGCAAGGGTATCCAATTCTAGTGTCTTCAATTCCAAGAGAAACAAATGCTTTCTACTCTTTGCGTGACCCATCAGAAGTACTAATCTTCTTGACAAAGCTTGCAAAATGGATGAAAAGCTCTTCTATCCCAAAACCATGCCCTTAA